Proteins from a single region of Aythya fuligula isolate bAytFul2 chromosome 3, bAytFul2.pri, whole genome shotgun sequence:
- the LOC116487517 gene encoding gallinacin-14-like: MPAQAMKVMLLLLLALLVASQATTVPDTVMCRKIKGECSFLLCSLFKRSIGTCYNGLAKCCIPL, encoded by the exons ATGCCAGCCCAAGCCATGAAGGtgatgctcctgctgctgcttgctctcCTTGTGGCGTCCCAGGCTACCACAG TGCCAGACACTGTCATGTGTCGGAAGATCAAGGGAGAGTGCTCCTTCTTGCTGTGCTCCTTGTTCAAGAGATCCATCGGTACCTGCTACAATGGCCTGGCGAAGTGCTGCATACCCTTGTGA